The following are encoded together in the Fodinibius salinus genome:
- a CDS encoding DUF4159 domain-containing protein, which yields MRNILLILITFSFVCGYHFAATAQQTEKFKLARIKYRGGGDWYNDPSSLKNLAEFASQQVTIAINPEYDDVALGSSNLSDYPFAFLTGHGNIKVNEAEISNLRTYLNRGGFLYIDDDYGLDEHLKKMLTQLYPNEELVELPFNHSIYHQVYDFPEGLPKIHKHDGKTPQGLGLFHKGRLVIFYTYETNLADGWANPKVHNDPAAVRQKALQMGTNILIYALTHGR from the coding sequence ATGAGAAATATTCTGCTGATACTTATTACATTTAGCTTTGTTTGTGGATATCACTTTGCAGCTACCGCTCAGCAAACTGAAAAATTCAAACTAGCCCGCATTAAATATCGCGGTGGAGGTGACTGGTACAATGACCCATCTTCGCTCAAAAACCTGGCAGAATTCGCATCCCAACAGGTAACTATTGCCATTAATCCTGAATATGACGATGTGGCCCTGGGCAGTAGCAATCTCTCTGATTATCCGTTTGCCTTTCTCACAGGTCACGGCAATATAAAAGTTAATGAAGCTGAAATCTCTAATTTGCGTACGTACTTAAATCGCGGTGGATTTCTCTATATTGATGATGATTATGGACTTGATGAACATCTAAAAAAAATGCTAACCCAACTGTACCCCAATGAAGAGTTAGTTGAACTGCCTTTTAACCATTCTATTTACCATCAGGTATATGACTTTCCTGAAGGACTTCCTAAAATTCACAAACATGATGGTAAAACACCGCAGGGATTGGGTCTCTTCCACAAGGGGAGATTGGTCATCTTTTACACTTATGAGACTAATCTTGCAGATGGCTGGGCAAATCCGAAAGTACATAATGACCCCGCCGCTGTACGGCAGAAAGCCCTGCAAATGGGTACCAATATCTTGATTTATGCGCTCACCCACGGTCGTTAG
- the katG gene encoding catalase/peroxidase HPI, with protein MDKDKTENTSSSNESKCPFHNGDPNETDASGTKLDKWWPERLNVDMLRQHSSEDNPLDEDFDYAEEFQKLDFEAVKQDLNDLMTDSKDWWPADWGHYGGLFIRMSWHAAGTYRVADGRGGAAGGQQRFAPLNSWPDNANLDKARRLLWPIKKKYGRKLSWADLLVLAGNVAMESMGFETFGFAGGREDDWEPDTSVNWGSEEEWLDNERHDEEGNLQGPLAADHMGLIYVNPEGPNGEPDPEKSAHFIRQSFSRMAMNDEETVALIAGGHTFGKTHGAGPLEHKGPEPEAADIEEQGFGWMSDYGSGKAGDTITDGEEGAWTNNPTQWDMGFFENLFEYEWELTKSPAGAYQWQPKDGEGEGTVPDAHDSDKKNAPMMLTTDLALKADPEYKKISKRFYENPDEFADAYARAWFKLIHRDMGPKSRYVGPEVPEEDLIWQDPIPEVDYELVDEKDIEELKGKILDTDLTVSELVKTAWASASTYRDSDKRGGANGARIRLAPQKDWEVNNPEQLAKALEVLEGIQEEFNNAQSDNKRISLADLIVLGGAAAIEKAAKDAGHEVDVPFTPGRNDAKPEQTDEESFEWLKPDADGFRNYYSGERKAKPEELLVDKAQLLSLTPPEMTVLVGGMRVLNTNFDDSDHGVFTDQPETLTNDFFANLLDMNYTTEPTSDEKMLFEVRDRDTGDVKWTATRVDLIFGSHSELRALSEAYAADDAEEKFVEDFVDAWTKVMKLDRFDLK; from the coding sequence ATGGATAAAGATAAAACAGAGAATACGTCAAGCAGTAATGAAAGCAAATGCCCATTTCATAATGGGGATCCAAATGAAACCGATGCCAGTGGTACAAAACTCGATAAATGGTGGCCTGAAAGATTAAATGTAGATATGTTGCGCCAGCATTCATCGGAGGATAACCCACTGGATGAGGATTTTGATTACGCAGAAGAATTTCAAAAACTAGATTTTGAGGCCGTTAAGCAGGATCTTAACGACCTCATGACTGATTCTAAAGACTGGTGGCCTGCCGATTGGGGACACTATGGTGGTCTCTTTATCAGAATGTCGTGGCATGCTGCAGGTACTTATCGTGTTGCAGATGGTCGTGGTGGAGCCGCCGGAGGGCAACAACGTTTTGCACCTCTTAACAGTTGGCCAGACAATGCCAACTTAGACAAGGCGCGTCGCTTGCTTTGGCCTATCAAGAAAAAATATGGTCGCAAACTATCATGGGCAGATTTGTTAGTACTGGCCGGTAACGTTGCGATGGAATCAATGGGTTTTGAAACATTTGGTTTTGCCGGTGGACGTGAAGATGACTGGGAGCCTGATACTTCTGTTAACTGGGGTTCCGAAGAAGAATGGTTGGATAATGAACGTCATGATGAAGAAGGTAATTTACAAGGTCCCCTCGCTGCTGACCATATGGGATTGATCTATGTTAACCCCGAAGGACCGAATGGAGAACCGGATCCCGAAAAATCAGCGCACTTTATTCGACAATCGTTTTCACGCATGGCAATGAATGACGAAGAAACAGTTGCGCTTATTGCCGGCGGACACACCTTTGGTAAGACTCACGGTGCCGGTCCCTTAGAACATAAAGGACCAGAACCAGAAGCAGCTGACATCGAAGAGCAAGGCTTTGGCTGGATGAGTGACTATGGTTCAGGGAAAGCCGGAGATACCATTACCGACGGTGAGGAAGGAGCATGGACGAATAATCCTACGCAATGGGATATGGGCTTTTTTGAAAATCTCTTTGAGTATGAGTGGGAGCTAACAAAAAGTCCTGCAGGCGCATATCAGTGGCAGCCAAAAGATGGGGAAGGAGAGGGTACTGTTCCCGATGCCCATGATTCGGATAAGAAAAATGCTCCGATGATGTTGACCACAGATCTTGCTCTGAAAGCAGATCCGGAGTACAAGAAAATTTCAAAGCGATTCTATGAAAATCCTGATGAATTTGCAGATGCCTATGCACGTGCATGGTTTAAGCTTATTCACCGCGATATGGGCCCTAAATCTCGGTATGTTGGACCTGAAGTCCCCGAAGAAGATCTGATTTGGCAAGATCCCATCCCCGAAGTTGATTATGAGCTGGTCGATGAGAAGGATATCGAAGAACTTAAAGGCAAGATCCTTGATACTGATCTAACCGTATCGGAGCTTGTTAAAACAGCATGGGCCTCGGCTTCAACTTATCGCGATTCTGACAAGCGGGGCGGTGCCAATGGTGCTCGCATTCGACTTGCTCCACAGAAAGACTGGGAAGTGAATAATCCTGAACAACTAGCCAAGGCACTTGAAGTGCTTGAGGGTATTCAGGAAGAATTTAATAATGCTCAATCAGATAATAAGCGTATTTCACTTGCGGATCTGATCGTTCTCGGTGGTGCTGCTGCTATTGAAAAGGCAGCTAAAGATGCCGGTCATGAGGTCGACGTACCTTTTACTCCGGGACGTAATGATGCTAAGCCAGAGCAAACAGATGAGGAATCATTTGAATGGCTCAAACCTGATGCTGACGGATTCCGTAATTACTACAGCGGTGAGCGTAAAGCAAAACCAGAAGAATTGTTGGTTGATAAAGCACAATTGCTCTCGCTTACGCCACCTGAAATGACGGTACTTGTAGGCGGAATGCGTGTGCTGAATACTAACTTCGACGATTCTGATCACGGCGTCTTTACTGATCAACCCGAAACGTTGACCAATGATTTCTTCGCGAATCTGCTTGATATGAATTACACTACGGAGCCGACTTCGGATGAAAAAATGCTTTTTGAAGTCCGAGATCGTGACACCGGAGATGTTAAATGGACAGCTACTCGTGTTGACTTGATCTTTGGATCGCATTCTGAGTTGCGTGCTCTTTCTGAAGCTTACGCAGCTGATGATGCTGAAGAGAAGTTCGTTGAGGACTTTGTAGATGCATGGACCAAAGTGATGAAACTGGATCGTTTTGATCTGAAGTAA
- a CDS encoding bifunctional aspartate kinase/diaminopimelate decarboxylase, which translates to MTKRSGNFIVLKFGGTSVSSLSNWQNIVSVVKQKQSEGYNVCLVHSALSGISNKLQAIIEKASQGNFDPLLSSIIERHISLADDLGLNAEDLLEDDFQELEHIVKGIELIGEASYRVQARLLAMGELMATKLGAAYLQKELGEAIWLDARNHIKTIPQKNVSERAQILSAVSSTDTDPHVASAIEEAGSLVVTQGFIGSDNEGKTVTLGRGGSDVSAAYFAAKIGADRLEVWTDVPGLFSANPHAVPSARLLKHLSYAEAQEIATNGANILHPRSIMPVRKHQIPLHVRCTEHPELEGTVISADAASDEALVKALAVRDDVTLVSMNSLGMWQEVGFLADAFETFKQYGLSIDLVSTSQSNVTVSLDPGLNDHFADIRDQFVEELKEFCQVDVIESVSAVSLMGRHIRTILHQLGPSFEVFQEHQVYLVSQAANDLNFTFVVETEQAERLVRQLHEQVILQSSNQQSFGASWPQLMGDEQEEETVEDRWWVQKRDRLLEIADESASAYVYNPQAAQKYAQKIQSLDAVDRTLYAMKANDNTELLNTFRDLGLGFECVSIGEVHKILELFPDIDPQNILFTPNFAPRSEYEKGLSLGVNVTLDNIYPLQQWPLLFKDETVFLRIDPGHGHGHHEHVKTGGVHSKFGIPRFEVPEVVDLVADLNITVKGLHAHIGSGIKDPHSWKDTAVALHRVAKELGGVQILDLGGGFGIPENDSQSLLGISEVNKSLNEFKEAHPQYELWVEPGRYLVAAAGVLLTKVTQLKGKGDVRYVGVETGMNSFIRPALYGARHTIVNLSKLDQPSNQSVNIVGPICESGDKLGIDRMFPESEEGDVVLLANAGAYGHVMSSNYNLREPAEEVVI; encoded by the coding sequence ATGACTAAACGTTCTGGGAATTTTATTGTTCTGAAGTTTGGTGGCACAAGTGTCTCCAGCCTTTCAAACTGGCAAAATATTGTCTCTGTAGTAAAGCAAAAACAATCAGAGGGATATAACGTTTGCCTTGTTCATTCTGCGCTTAGCGGTATTTCCAACAAGTTGCAGGCCATTATAGAAAAAGCTTCACAAGGTAATTTCGATCCGCTTCTTTCTTCGATCATAGAGCGGCACATTTCATTAGCAGATGATCTGGGATTAAATGCTGAAGATTTGCTGGAAGATGATTTTCAGGAATTGGAACATATTGTAAAAGGCATTGAGCTGATTGGTGAAGCCAGCTACCGGGTACAGGCACGGCTGCTGGCTATGGGAGAACTGATGGCTACGAAGCTCGGTGCTGCCTATCTGCAAAAAGAATTAGGAGAAGCCATATGGCTAGATGCCCGCAATCATATTAAAACAATTCCGCAGAAGAATGTGAGCGAACGAGCACAAATTCTTTCGGCCGTGAGCAGTACCGACACTGATCCTCACGTTGCTTCGGCTATAGAAGAGGCCGGTTCACTGGTGGTAACTCAGGGATTTATCGGTAGTGATAACGAAGGGAAAACGGTAACGCTGGGACGCGGTGGATCGGATGTGTCTGCAGCTTATTTTGCTGCCAAAATTGGAGCTGATCGGCTAGAAGTGTGGACTGACGTTCCGGGCTTGTTTTCTGCCAATCCGCATGCAGTACCATCTGCGCGGTTGTTGAAGCACCTTAGCTACGCCGAAGCACAAGAGATTGCCACGAATGGAGCTAATATCCTGCATCCCCGAAGTATTATGCCTGTGCGGAAGCATCAGATTCCGCTGCACGTGCGATGCACTGAGCATCCCGAGCTGGAGGGAACCGTTATTTCAGCGGATGCAGCCAGTGATGAGGCCTTGGTGAAAGCACTGGCCGTTCGGGACGATGTAACACTGGTAAGTATGAACTCACTGGGGATGTGGCAAGAGGTTGGTTTTCTTGCAGATGCTTTTGAAACATTCAAACAGTATGGACTATCCATCGACTTGGTATCAACATCGCAATCAAATGTGACGGTATCGCTTGATCCCGGACTTAATGATCATTTTGCAGATATACGCGATCAGTTTGTAGAAGAATTAAAAGAATTTTGCCAGGTAGATGTGATTGAGTCGGTATCAGCTGTAAGCTTGATGGGGCGACATATTCGTACAATCCTTCATCAGCTGGGACCTTCTTTCGAGGTGTTTCAGGAGCACCAAGTATATCTGGTTAGTCAGGCTGCTAACGACTTGAACTTTACTTTTGTAGTTGAAACTGAACAGGCCGAGCGGCTTGTGCGTCAGCTGCATGAACAGGTGATTTTGCAGTCTTCTAACCAGCAGTCGTTTGGGGCATCATGGCCGCAGCTTATGGGGGACGAACAAGAAGAGGAAACGGTTGAAGACCGTTGGTGGGTTCAAAAGAGGGATCGTTTGTTGGAGATTGCTGATGAGTCGGCTTCGGCCTATGTATATAATCCTCAAGCGGCCCAAAAATATGCCCAGAAAATCCAGTCGCTTGATGCTGTTGACCGTACGCTTTACGCAATGAAAGCTAATGATAATACTGAATTGCTTAATACATTTCGCGATCTGGGACTGGGGTTTGAATGTGTATCTATCGGTGAGGTGCACAAAATATTGGAACTGTTCCCTGATATAGATCCCCAAAATATATTATTTACCCCTAATTTTGCTCCCAGGTCGGAATATGAAAAGGGGTTGTCATTGGGTGTTAATGTTACGCTGGATAACATTTATCCATTACAGCAGTGGCCGTTATTATTTAAGGATGAAACCGTGTTTTTGAGAATCGATCCCGGTCACGGACACGGTCACCACGAACATGTAAAAACCGGGGGCGTGCATTCCAAGTTCGGGATTCCCCGCTTTGAGGTACCTGAAGTTGTAGATCTTGTTGCCGATTTGAATATTACTGTCAAAGGCCTGCATGCTCATATTGGAAGCGGTATCAAAGATCCCCATTCCTGGAAGGACACAGCCGTAGCATTGCACCGCGTGGCCAAGGAACTAGGCGGAGTACAAATTCTGGATCTGGGCGGTGGCTTTGGGATTCCCGAAAATGATTCGCAGTCGTTGCTGGGTATTTCAGAAGTGAATAAGTCCTTAAACGAATTCAAGGAAGCACACCCCCAGTATGAGCTTTGGGTAGAGCCGGGGCGGTACCTGGTAGCTGCCGCAGGAGTATTGCTGACCAAAGTTACGCAGCTTAAAGGAAAAGGGGACGTCCGCTATGTGGGTGTTGAAACGGGGATGAATTCTTTTATTCGTCCGGCACTGTACGGAGCACGGCATACTATTGTAAATCTTTCAAAACTTGATCAGCCTTCAAATCAGAGCGTAAATATTGTGGGTCCCATTTGTGAGTCGGGAGATAAACTGGGTATTGATCGCATGTTTCCAGAGTCTGAGGAGGGAGATGTAGTTTTATTGGCAAATGCCGGAGCCTATGGACATGTGATGAGCTCGAATTACAATCTGCGGGAGCCCGCTGAGGAAGTGGTGATCTAG